The DNA sequence GAGTCGACAAAATTATCAGCGGCATTCATCTCTAAGAAGGGAGACTTAGATCTTAgctaacaataataattatatacagcATCAACTCCTAACTTTCCACGCACATTAAAACTAGTTTGGCATAGAAGTCCAGATCAGAGAACGCGAAGCTGAGCAAGGAATGCGGCACAAAGATCAAGAAACAGGAACTGCGGCCCCTGAACACGCTGCAGATCGAGCAAATATTTGTCTTCACGAGTTTTGTAAAgctgaaataaaattaaacaggTTAACCAACAACCAATTGGCAGGGAGCCAATAAACAATGACCAGCACCTGTATGTTCTTGAACATTTTAATATCATGCGTTGGCATATTTCTTACACAACTACTTGGTATATACAAACCCAcagtaatgaaaataaaatgcattatcaaaattattacctGCACTTCAAACTTCACCACATTTTGGGGCCTCACATTACCATCATTCTCGATGATGGCGGATTCATctccaaaataattattatcatgcATGGAGTTGTTAAGCATTCCTTCATGGTGACTAGGACTGCAAGGAGCCCATCTGCATTTCATGTTGTACTGCCCAATCTTTTTCCAGGAAACATTCAATTCTTGCAGAGCTTTGAGAACTTCGGTCATTATCTCACGAGGATGGGCTCGAGACTATCAAAAAAGCCAAATGAATACAAATAACTACCACTACCAGCAAGAGGCTGCTCTAATGGAAggcaaaatattatttttaaatgtataatacatttaatcaattttaaacgCAAACATAAGACATGAACATATATAGTGATCGAATATCCAAAATACACAGTATATTCATGCTCAGCACATGCAAAGACTTTAAACCAACCGTTTAAACTATGCCAATTAGCTCATATCTTCCCAGACAAGCTCAGATAGCTCAAATTTATATCCTCATCTCAATGTATTAGAAAGCAGACAACTAACCTGGAGTCCAAGTGCCCATTTCCTATCTGCTGGAAACTGCCTTCCTCCAAATTGCTGATAGTCAATGACTCCAGGAAACCGCTGCCCAACAGGAGATGCTACGGTCTCACTCATATTGCGATTATACCCAAATTCCTACAGAGATAGGATCCGAACAAACATGTAACAATGCCAGAATTTTGCATGTGTGAAATATCAATCAACTATGATGATGCATGAATATCAGAAAATGGAAAACCAGAATGACACAAACTACAGGATCCACAATACAGAAATTGTCTGGATCACgggaaataatataaaaagaacgTGCTCTTCTTTAGTAAGTATAATAAAGTACTGCTTTCTATTCACATATGAAACTAAAAGGCATACCATCGTCTCCTGAAATTCAGCTCCTAGGTAGCCATTGGAAACACGAAATCGATTGTCAAGCAGCAGATAGTAAGTAACAGTACCCTGAAAAACAGCCAACAAATGAGAAAAAACTTCAACATTAATATTGACATGATCCAGTGCAAAATTTACCTCATTTTGAACCCTGTTTCTAAGAGAATCAACAAGGGCAGTCCTGTCAAATCCCATCTTAATCACTTCCTGAAGAATATCTTCATCAATCTGCACATGACAACCtttcttgaattaataaagAGAGGTTTTACTTGTTACAAAGTGAAACTGTAGGAATGATTCCTAGCACCAAGAATCAGATCCAATAATGTGTAGGGGTCTGCCAAATTTAGATGAGCAATAAGAACCACCTGAGGGGGCATATCTacagaaaagataaaagaatataaaggGCAAAAAACGCTAATATAAGAGAACCACCAGATGCACATGCGAAGAACTGGAATGCATATTCAGACTTTTGTATTATGCTCCTAGAATGGGCTACCAGAGCTTTAGACTTTATCCATCAATTATGAACATCTAGATATTGCatagaaaattttcacaaaccTTTTTAGCTTGCTGCGTTGTATCTGGTGGCGGCACAGCCAAATACCGGGGCAGGTGAGCTTGGAACCAGGGGTGTGCACGAATCTCAGGAATAGTCATTCGTTTCATAGGATCAACTATAAGCATCCTGGGAATCAGATCTCTTGCTCCAGCAGATAAATGACTGGGCAGTGTGTATATTCCACCCtagagaataaaaaaaagtggTTCAAAAATATCTGAATGTTATCCTTTCATTTGAAGGTATTTACTAGGGttatcaatgaatttatataCAGGAGGCAAGGAATACTGATGAATTAACTATTGAGTTCAGAATTAAATGCCGGCAAACAATTGTGTGAAACATTAAAATACTTCCAAACCACATTTCAGTTCAATTGGCCGGGGTGGGGGGGTGTCCAACTTCTATGGCAGTATATAGCCCTTAGCAACTGAGATCAGCTGCAGGTAGCTAGTCCCAAGCTCATAGAATTCAGCTGAGAGTGAGACAAGCCAAATCCTATAAGAATTCAAGAGCCGAATTTCTTAACTTGCCTCAAACTTGGCCAGTAAGCTCATAAGGATTAAATTGTGAATAAATTACCTAAAGCCACTCAACTCATAAGGGTCTAATTTAAGCTAGTCTGAATAATAAGAGGCAATTTTACAGTTCATAGGTGCTAACAGCCAGATCCACATTAACATAAAGTTGTGCTCCCACTAATGCACTTACAACCctttaaaagataaaactgCAGTGGTAAACAACTCCTGCAATAATTATGACATGGAAAATCCAGCAAATTTTAGATCAACTTTATCAACTAAACTTTCAAACATAGAGAAGACAAGAGAGCAAGTTAAAAGAcaagatttgaaataaattaataagaagatacctttatttttttaaacaggttgggaatattttcatcatcaaaGGGAAGGGTGCCACAGAGAAGTGCATAGAGAATCACACCACAGCTCCATACATCCACTTCAGGCCCCGCATACAATTTACCAGATATAACCTACAGATGAAATACATATTGAATGCTTTTATAGCCCATTTTTCAAGCGTATAAAATTGCCTCAATACACATTTCTTCTAATTCTGGGTACATGTATAGCTCATGATTGCCACTGCTACATTCAAAGCATACCTCTGGAGCAGCATAGTTGGGGCTTCCACAACTTGTCTTCAGAAAATGACCGTCACGCATGATATTACTCAGACCAAAATCAGCAATCTTGACATTGTGCTTAGAATCCAAAAGCAAGTTCTCGGGCTTGAGATCTCTGTGAACCACCATGTTTCTATGGCAATACTCCACTCCAGATATTATCTGCAATCACCAGTGCTACAAAGACATTGATATACTTACTTTAGGTGAAAGAAACAGCTTGAATAAAAAGCATCCTACCTGTTGAAAAAACATGCGTGCTTCCTCCTCATGTAACCTACCCTTCTCCACTATATAATCAAACAACTCACCGGACTTCACATATTCCATCACAACGTATATGTCAGAATGGGTCTCCACAACCTCATACAGACGTATGATGTGAGGATGCATAAACaatctcaaaattttgatctCTCTTCTAACTGCAAGAACCAACCGACTCTTAAAGAAATTCAGAAAGGTCTAATAACCAAGCTTGATTAAGCTAATTTGCATTTCTAGAAGCAGAAGATCCACATGACATGAATATAAATGCAGCTGTCGGATTATTATACATAACAAGGCAACTAGACAGCAgtagattaaatattttagaagatAACACCATGTCTTTGGCCACTTGGCAGTGATGCCTCAATTTTCAGTAGTTAGTTCCAATAAATCTTTTGAGGTTAATTATACTTGGAGCTATTTCAAggacattaaaaatatattgaggCAAAACATCACCTGATACTTGGAGTCTCGTAAACAGCTATGCCAGaatggtaaattaaatatcatgaGCCTTTCTCAGAAATATTTCA is a window from the Sesamum indicum cultivar Zhongzhi No. 13 linkage group LG15, S_indicum_v1.0, whole genome shotgun sequence genome containing:
- the LOC105177281 gene encoding SNF1-related protein kinase catalytic subunit alpha KIN10 isoform X2, which codes for MDGTIQDGSSVDSFLRNYKLGKTLGIGSFGKVKIAEHALTGHKVAVKILNRKKIKNMDMEEKVRREIKILRLFMHPHIIRLYEVVETHSDIYVVMEYVKSGELFDYIVEKGRLHEEEARMFFQQIISGVEYCHRNMVVHRDLKPENLLLDSKHNVKIADFGLSNIMRDGHFLKTSCGSPNYAAPEVISGKLYAGPEVDVWSCGVILYALLCGTLPFDDENIPNLFKKIKGGIYTLPSHLSAGARDLIPRMLIVDPMKRMTIPEIRAHPWFQAHLPRYLAVPPPDTTQQAKKIDEDILQEVIKMGFDRTALVDSLRNRVQNEGTVTYYLLLDNRFRVSNGYLGAEFQETMEFGYNRNMSETVASPVGQRFPGVIDYQQFGGRQFPADRKWALGLQSRAHPREIMTEVLKALQELNVSWKKIGQYNMKCRWAPCSPSHHEGMLNNSMHDNNYFGDESAIIENDGNVRPQNVVKFEVQLYKTREDKYLLDLQRVQGPQFLFLDLCAAFLAQLRVL
- the LOC105177281 gene encoding SNF1-related protein kinase catalytic subunit alpha KIN10 isoform X1, whose protein sequence is MGFYFSLVWFSRVPQICIGDKWIMDGTIQDGSSVDSFLRNYKLGKTLGIGSFGKVKIAEHALTGHKVAVKILNRKKIKNMDMEEKVRREIKILRLFMHPHIIRLYEVVETHSDIYVVMEYVKSGELFDYIVEKGRLHEEEARMFFQQIISGVEYCHRNMVVHRDLKPENLLLDSKHNVKIADFGLSNIMRDGHFLKTSCGSPNYAAPEVISGKLYAGPEVDVWSCGVILYALLCGTLPFDDENIPNLFKKIKGGIYTLPSHLSAGARDLIPRMLIVDPMKRMTIPEIRAHPWFQAHLPRYLAVPPPDTTQQAKKIDEDILQEVIKMGFDRTALVDSLRNRVQNEGTVTYYLLLDNRFRVSNGYLGAEFQETMEFGYNRNMSETVASPVGQRFPGVIDYQQFGGRQFPADRKWALGLQSRAHPREIMTEVLKALQELNVSWKKIGQYNMKCRWAPCSPSHHEGMLNNSMHDNNYFGDESAIIENDGNVRPQNVVKFEVQLYKTREDKYLLDLQRVQGPQFLFLDLCAAFLAQLRVL